The DNA region TAGACTTTTTAAGGGTTGATAGGGGAGGAGATATTACTTATCATGGTCCCTTACAACTTGTAGGTTATCTTATTTTCAGGGTTGAAGGGGTAAAAAATTTTGTTTTAAAAATTGAGAGATCTATCATAAACGTCCTTAATGAGTATGGTATAGAGGCAAAAGAGAATCTAAAATATCCAGGAGTTTGGGTAGGTGATAGGAAAATAGCTGCTATAGGTATTGCTATAAAGAAAAAAGTCTCTTATCATGGATTTGCGTTAAATGTAAGTAACGATTTAACACCTTTTTCTTATATAATTCCTTGTGGTTTAAAGGATAAAAAAGTTACCTCAATACTAAAAGAGGCAGACTTTTCTCCTTCCATGGAGGATGTTAAGAAAAAAGTCTGCCTCTCAGTAGTTAGAGAATTTGGCTTTGACTCGTTTAAGGTTTTTAATTTTTCTTCCTATAAGGAACTGTCCAATTTTGATATGCTTTTGGAGGACCAATAATTTCTATAAGTGCTATAATCTCTGGTAAATTATTTTTTAGGCTTTTTTCAATATATGTTTCTTCAATCTTTTTTTCCTTTTTAACTTTTTCTTCTATTTTTTCCTTTTTTTCAACTGTTTTCTTAGGGAGTAAAATCTCTTTTGGAACTTCTTTTTTAATCTCTTCTTCTTTAGGTATCTCAGCTTTTTTTATGATAATTTCTCTTTTATTCTTTACTTCTTTTGCAGTGTTTAATATGGCAGAAACAATAACAAAGAGTATATATAAAATTATCAGCCATTCAAACATTTAGTCTTTCCTTCCCTCTTCTTCTTTTTGTCCTAATTTAGAGATGGCTTCTCTCATTGCAGTATCTGCTATTATATTCTTTAGGGTATAGTAATCTAAGACTCCAATTTTTCCGCTTCTTAATGCTTCTGCTATAGCAAGGGGTACTTCTTTTTCGGCTTCTATTAATCTTGCTCTCATCTCTTGAGTAAGGGCTTTCATTTCCTGTTCTCTTGCAATGGCAAGGGCCCTTCTACTTTCAGCTTGAGCTTGTGCGATTCTCATATCAGCTTCTGCTTGATCCATTTTTAACCTTGCTCCCACATTATTTCCTACATCTACATCAGCTATATCAATAGATACTATCTCAAAGGCAGTTCCCGCATCGAGTCCTTTTGCAAGTACTGTTTTTGAAATGCTATCTGGATTTTCTAAAACTTCTTTATAACTTTCTGCAGAACCAATAGTGGTTACTATTCCTTCTCCAACTCTTGCTATAATTGTAGCTTCTCCTGCTCCTCCTACTAATCTTTCAATATTTGCTCTTACTGTTACTCTTGCTTTGGCTTTTAATTCAATACCGTCTTTCGCTACAGCAGCTACCACAGGAGTTTCAATAACTTTTGGATTAACACTCATTTGTACTGCTTCTAATACATCCCTTCCTGCAAGGTCTATAGCTGCTGCTTTTTCAAAGGTCAAGGGAATACCTGCTCTCTGGGCAGCAATTAAAGCATTTACTACTTTATCTACATTTCCACCAGCTAAGTAATGAGCTTCTAATTTATCAAGAGTCACCTCTGAAAGTCCAGCTTTATGAGCTTTGATTAAGGAGTTTATTATTACTCCAGGTGGAACCCTTCTAAGCCTCATTCCAATTAGATCGGTAATTCTTATGGAAACTCCTGCAGCAAGAGCAGAGATCCATAAACCTAAAGGTACGAAGCTAAAAAATACTCCAAGAAATATCAATACTAAAATTAAAATTAAAAAACCCCAAATCAAATTCATTTCTCACTCCTCCTTACAAAGATTTTATTCCCCTCAACCTTAAAGACTAAAACTTCTTCACCGGGCTCAATAAATTCTGATTCTGAATAGGCCTCAAATCTTTCCCCGTCAATCTCTATAATTCCTGTGGGACGTAACATGGTAATAGTTTTTCCCTTTTTTCCAATCAAATCTTTTCTCTCTTGAACTGCAGTATAACCTAACTCTTTCTTTTGACTTCCAGAAAGGCCAAACTTTTTCCAAACACGGCTTCTTGGTAGATAAATTGCTAAAAATATTATGAGAGAAAGCACTACAAAGATTCCTGTAAGTAGGGCTTGAAAGGTACCTCCTTTTTGAACTATAGTCCAGTATATACTAAGGAACACTGAAATACTGCCTGCTATTCCTGGAATTCCGAATCCTGGCGTATGCATTTCTATAAATATGAGTATAAGCCCAAGGATAAATAGGATTAAGGGTTCTAATCCTGCAAGACCAGCAAGATAATGTCCTCCAAAAAAGAGTCCCAGACATATCAAAGCTAAGAGCTCAGGTAATCCAAGACCAGGGGTAAAAATGGCCACATATAAGGATAGCATTCCAATGGTCAAGATAATACTTGATACAGTAGGATCAGTGATAAATCTTACAAAATTTTCAGCCCAATTGGGGTGTAAGTTTGTTACTTTAGCTTTCTCCAAGCGAAAATACTTTAATACAGAGTCTAAGTCTTCTAATATTTCATCAGCAATTTTCCACTTTTTGGCCTCTTCAGCATAGAGAGTTAATATCTTTCCTTTCTGTTTTAATCCTGGAATTACTTCATCAGCATCTACCATTGCAGCAGCAATTTTAGGGTTTCTTTGTCTTTTTTTAGCTGTACTTTCAAATTCGGCTTTAAGGGCTGAAATGGTTTTCTCTTCTGCTGGACGCGGCTCTGCAGCTCCAATACTGCCTGAGGGAGAGATAATAATTTTTTCGCAGGATAATGCTATTAAGGCTCCAGCTGACCAGGCTCTATCTTTTATAAAGGCGATAGTTAAATTAGGTGTAGATAATATAGCATCTCTTATACGGATAGCTGCATCTACTCTGCCCCCAAAGGTGTCTATTTCAAAGATGAATGCTTTAGCGTTAGGATTTTCTTTTAAACTTCTTTCTACGAACGAGGCAAGACCAAGTTCAATAGTTCCTTTTATAGGTATAACATAGACATTTTGGGGTTGAGCGTTTAGAAAAGATAACAATAAAAACGAAAAGAGAATGGTGTAAAGAATCTTTTTCAAATTAAGATCCCTCCATTTCTTTTAAATAAGAGGAAGAAAGATAGGGGAGAAGAAAAGAGATGGGAATAAGGGAAGTGGTTATTTTTAAGGGTAAACTCTCTTTTAATATAAAGGATAAAATTATAACCCCTAAGTTTCCTAGGAAGCTTATCATGTAGGCATTTTTAATTCTTCTGTAGAGAATTTCTTTTATTGTGGGAAGATAAATAAGAAATAAAAACTTTACTGCTATAGCATCTATTAAGAAAAGATAAAGTAGTATGACAAAAAGATCTATAAGAGATAGTACAAAACTCTCTTTTACCTTTTCCCTTGCTGAAAAATAGTACATGACTGAGCTATAAAGTATTGCAAAGATCATTAAGATTAATATTCTAAAATCATCAAAAAAAGCATTTGTTAGGAGATATATAGTCATGAACAAGAAGGTTAAAATTCTCAATCTACTTATTACTAAACTTTGCAAGATCTTATTCCTCCCTTTTATTTTTAAATTATAACATTATTCTTCCTCTTTTTGAACATTTACTAAGAGCTCAGAGGTTTCAGGTAAATATAGTTCATCTCTGTCATCGTCATATTCAAAGAGCTCTGCATATCTTCCCCAATCTATAAGTATATCTAGTTCTCTTTCTGCTTCCTGGGGTGAAAGGTGCTGTTTTAATAAATCTAAGAAGAAGGAACGTGGTACTTTATGATTTGATTTTGATTGTAAAACCTTTACAATTTGCTTTAGAAATGGTACTTTTTCTATAGCGAATTCTTTGAAAATCTCTTTTCTTTCTAAAACATCTGCTTCTGAAAATTTTTTACCTGCTTCTGTAAGGATTAAATCTCCTTCTTTGACTTCAGCAAAGCCTAATATCTCGCAAGCTTCAATGATAGGTAAGAGGTCTTCTACGTCCATAAGAAGTTCTTCTCCTAATTTATATATGTCAGCCTTTCCATCAAGGTCATTTACTAATTCTACAAGTCCGGTTATGGATCCAACACTTGCTTGAGGTATATGAAGAGGTCTCTTTTCTCTTGCTATAATTCTTTCTACAGGTTTTCCAGTTAATACTCCATATATTTCGTCTACGATATCCAAAAACTCCTGAGATTTTTTATCTCTCCAATGAGGTAGATCGATTCTAACTTCTTTTATTATCCTTCCTGGATCTTTGCTAAGAAGTATTATTCTGTCTGCCATATATACTGCCTCTTCAATGCTGTGAGTTACAAGAATTATAGCCTTTGTAGGAATTCTTTTTTCTATCCAGAGTTCTATTAAGTCATTTCTTAAGTTCTCAGCGGTTAAAACATCAAGAGCAGAAAAGGGCTCATCCAGTAGTAATATATCAGGCTCCATAACCAAGGCTCTTGCAAAACCAACCCTTTGTTTCATTCCTCCAGAAAGTTCTTTAGGATAGGCATTCTCAAAACCATCAAGCCCAATAAGATCTATGGCTTTAATTGCTTTTTCTTTTCTTTCCTCTGGTGGTACTCCTTTTGCTTTAAGACCAAGTTCTACGTTCTCAAGTACTGTAAGCCATGGAAATAATGCAAAATTTTGAAAAACCATGGCAACTCCAGGATTTACCCCTTTTATCTCTTCACCCTTGTAATATACTTTCCCCTTGTTTGGTTTTAAAAGCCCAGCAATTACTCTTAAGATGGTAGATTTTCCAGAACCTGATGGTCCAAGTAGAGCGATAAAATCTCCTTCGTTTACTGTAAAGTTTATATCATCGAGTACTGTTATTTCTCCTTCAGGGAATGTAAAGCTAACAGTTATATGTTCAAGCCTTAAAAGCTCCATTATTATCCCTCCTTAAACTTTAAGATAATAACTCTTCGGATTTTTTAAATAGTCTTTTCCAGAATAATCTATTTATAGTGACCACCATAATAGCCATAACCAGGGTACTTGCTGCAAGAAGTGCGTTATCACCTTTGCTTGACGCTTCGGTAATAAGAGCTCCAAGCCCTTTTATTTTGTATATTTGATTTTGAAACTCTATATATTCGGAGACTATACTTGCATTAAAAGCTCCTCCCATAGCAGTGATACCGCCGGTCACAACAAAAGGCAAAATGGATGGAAGGATAAGTATTCTCCATCTATCTATTTTACTTAATTTTAATAATGCACTTATTTCTATGAGGTCATTGGGGATGGACATACCTCCTGCAATAGTATTAAAAAGTAAATACCATTGGGTACCCAAAAGCATTAATATAATGCTTGCTATATTTAACCCTCCTGGGAGATTTATAAGGTACATGACTATTACCGGGAAAATTGCTGTTGCTGGGACAGAGGCTACTATTTGAACTACAGGTTGGATTAATCTTGATAACTTTGGATTCATACCAATCCTTACCCCTAAGGGAAGAGTCCAGGAGAGGGCAATTAATACTGCAGTAGTAACTCTTAAAAGAGTGAGAAGGGCTGAATAAATTATGTTTTTCCACATAGGTAAGGGTAAGGTTATAATCAACCTTAAAAGTCCAATAAAGCCTCTTAATACTAAAGCGATCGTAATAAGAGAGATAAGGGTGATAAATAATTTCGAAACTATACTTGCTTTTCCTTCTTGAGTTCCTCTTTTGTTATAGTAAAGCACAAAAAAGTTTTCTAATTTTTCTCTTAACGGGAAAATAACCTTTTTATATAAAAAATCAAAAATGCGTGATCTTCTATACCATAAAAGTACTCTTGAAGAATAATATCCTTCTGCCTGAACATATTCTACTTTAAATTTTTGACTCCAGGCAAGAAGGGGTCTCCAAACTAATTGATCTAAGAGTACTATAACAGTAATTAAAGCAAATAGCCCATAAAATATCTTTAAAAGATCCCCTTTTAAAGCTGCGAAGGATAAATAGGATCCAAGTCCTGGCAGAACAAAGTTTTGATTAGTTAGAGTAAACATTTCGCATGCCATTAAAAAGAACCAGCCTCCAGCCCAAGACATCATACTATTCCAAATTAATCCGATAGCAGCATAAGGAAGCTCTAAATACCAAAATCTTTGCCAAGGATTTAGCTTAAGTAACGAGGCTGCTTCTCTTAGATCTTTTGGAATAGAAATTAGGGATTGATAAAAACTGAAGACCATGTTCCATACTTGTCCTGTAAAGATAAGAATTATAGAAGTAATTTCAAGTCCTAATTTTGAACCTGGAAACATAGCAATGACCGCCATAAATACTGGAGGAAGAAAAGAAAGTACTGGAATAGATTGTAATATATCAAGAAGGGGTATAAGAATTTTCTCAAGACTCTTTTTGTAAGCAGCAGTGTAAGCATAAACAATGGTAAAGACTAAAGAAATAAAGTATGCAAAAATCATTCTTAATAAAGAGAAAAGAGAATAAAGGGGAAGTTTTTGAGGAGATAAATCTAAACTAATTATTTCTGTAGGCTTTGAATATATGGTATTGAGGGAGGATATAGCATAGATAATACTCCCTATGAAGAGGAGTATTATTATATCTCCAAAGGAAAACCTCCTGTACTTTACTGGAGACCAGATTACCCTGGACATTTTCTCTGGCCTCCTTTAAATAAGGGAGAGAGCTTTCTTCTTTCCATGTTATTTTTTCTCCTTTCTTTTTATTCTTATAAACGAACAAGAAGTATCTCGGGATAGTGTCCTCACTGCTACTCATATATCTTTCTCTCTCCCTCCCTTCCTTTTAATGTTTTTTTTGTTATAGCACTATAGACTTTTAGCGTCAATTAGAATTGAAAAAAATTAAATTAAAATGATATGATATTTAACAAAATTAACACCTTTTAGTAGGAGGCAAGACAAAAATGAGCAAATTATATGTCAGTTTTATATGGCATATGCATCAACCTTATTACAAAGATAATTCTGAGAATTTATCCATGTTTCCCTGGGTTAGACTTCATGGCATAAAGAATTATTACAATATGGTATCCATACTAAAGGAATTTCCCAAGATAAGACAGACTTTTAATTTGGTTCCAGGTTTGCTTTTACAAATAAAGGAATATTTAGAAGGAAAAACCACCGATTTGTGGTTGGAGAAAACCCTTAAAAGGGTTTCTGAATTAGATGACAAAGATAAGAAGTTTATTTTAGATAATTTTTTTCTCCTTAATAAGGAAAAAATGGGATTTATATTTCCACGCTTTAAAGAGCTTTATCATAAAAAAATAAACCGAGAAGAATATACTCCTCAAGATTTTTTAGATTTGCAAGTATTGTATAATCTTGCATGGTTTGATCCTGACTTAAGAAAAAGGGATTCTTTTTTAAATCATTTAGTAGGAAAGGGTAGAAATTTTACCGAGGAGGAAAAAAGAAAACTTATAGATAAGCAATTTGAGATATTAGGGAAGCTCTTTTCTCTTTATAAAACCTTACAGGAATCTGGACAAATTGAGATAATTTTTTCTCCCTTTTTTCATCCCATTATGCCTCTTTTAATAGATATTAATAGTGCTAAAGTGTCTACCCCAGAACTTCCTCTTCCCTTTGATTATTTTTCTTTTATAGAGGATGCTGAAAAGCAGCTTCTTCTTGGAAAGGATTATTACAAGGAGATATTTAATAGAGAATCTTTGGGGATATGGCCCTCAGAACAGGCGATAAGCCCTGAATTTATAAAGCTTATCTCAAAATTTGGTATTAAGTGGTTTGTGTCTGATGAAAAGGTTCTGTTTAAAAGTTTAGGGGAAAAAATAATAAGAGACAGAGAAGGATTTATAAGTGAACCAGAAGTTCTTTATAAGCCTTACAAGATAAATTTAGGAGGTAAAGAGGTATTTGGAGTTTTTAGAGATCAGTTTTTGTCAGATAGAATTGGCTTTGTATATATGAATTATTCTCCTGAAGATGGAGCTAAGGATTTATATTCTCGACTTTTAAAAATAAAAAAGAGTCTACCTCAAAATTTAGAATTTCTTGTAACCATTGCTTTGGATGGTGAAAATTGCTGGGAATACTATGATAATGATGGAAGAGAATTTTTAAGAAACCTTTATAGTTTGCTTTCTGATTCTGAAGAGATTGAAACCACAACGGTAAAAGACTTTATTGAAAAAACTCAAAACTTTGGAGAGCTTAATAATGTCTTTACTGGTTCTTGGATAAATGCGGATCTTACTACTTGGATTGGAGAGATCGAGGAAAATGTAGCATGGGAATATTTAACTATTACGAGAAAGCTTGTGGAGAAAAGGGAAGACCAAGTAGACTGGATAAGCCTTATGGCTGCAGAGGGTAGTGATTGGTTTTGGTGGTACGGGGATGATCAGGAATCAGGATATGACGAAATTTTTGATGATATCTTTAGAGCTCATTTGAAGAACGTATATAGATCTATTGGTAAAGATTATCCTTCATTTCTTGATTTTCCTATTGTTTTTAGAAATCCATTATGGAGGAATAGAAAATCCTTGATTTTTACCCCTCATATTGATGGAATTATAACTTCCGAAGATGAGTGGGCTCTTTCTTCTTTAAATCTATTGAGAAATAATAAGGGCAAATTGGTAACGGGATTGTATTTTGGATATGATTTTAAAAATCTTTATTTTCGGCTTGATTTAAAAGATAAAGCAATAAATTATCTTAGTGAGGATTATCGAATTTTTATCAATTTTTATTCAAAAGATAAAACTGATTATACTTTGAGTCTAAAATTAGAGAAAAACCCCACTGATAATGTTCTAATAGGGGTAAAAGATATAATTGAAATTGGTATTCCTTGGGAAAAATTTTCTGGATTTGATAGAAGGTCAAAGATTTATTTTGAAATTGAGTTATATAAAAATACTGAAAGAGTAGAAAAGCTTGAAGATGAAGAAAAGTTCTTTTTTAGAATTCCTAATTTAATGGATGAAATTATCACAAAGCTATTCCTTTCAAAAAATCCTTCCCAAAAAGTTGAAATTTCAACTATACTTATCAGTAGAAAAAATTTATATAATCTTTACTCCAAGATAAATGTCACTCAGGATATTCTTCAAAGGGATTTTACGGAGGTAGAAAATAGGGATAAAATTTTAAAAGTCACAAAACATATATCTCTGAGGGAGCTTTTATTCCTGATTCAATCCATTAATGATCTTAGAGCTTTTGGTTTTTTAAATGGATATGTTCTTTATCCTATAGGAAAGGTTAGTAAAATAGATGGTATATATGTATTAGAACCTAAAAATATTTTGGTTAAATTTTTAGAAAAGTATGTGGAAAAAGAAAAATTAGTTATTCCTGTTGAGAAGAACAAATTTGGGAGAATAGAAATATATGGATTGGGGACGGGAATTTTTTAAGTGGAGAGGATACGAAGAGACAGTAAAGCTTCAAGAAGAGCTGAGTAAAAAGATAATTTTAGAAGATAAGTTTAAGGAGTTAAGATATATTGGAGGAGTAGATACTTCTTCCTTAGGGGAGAAGATAGTAGGGATAATCACTATACTGGTTTTTAAAACTTTGGAGCTTGTAGAAATTTCGGTAGCTCTTTCTGAGGTTAATTTTCCATATATTCCAGGTTTTTTGAGCTTTAGAGAAGGTCCGGTAATCTTAAGGGCTTGGGAAAAATTGAAGATTAAACCTGATCTTCTCATTTTTGATGGACAAGGTATAGCCCATCCTCGAAGATTAGGAATAGCATCTCACATAGGTTATGTTCTTGATGTCCCTTCTATTGGTTGTGCTAAGAATATACTTGTAGGGTTTTATAAAGAGCCAGATAAGAGAAAAGGCTCTTTTGAGTACATTTATCATAAGGGTGAAATTGTTGGGGCTGCTGTAAGAACCAAAGATAATGTAAAACCCGTATTTGTATCCTTAGGACATAAGATTTCTTTAAATACCTCTATCGATATTATTCTAAAAACCTCTACAAAGTATAGAATACCAGAGCCTGTTAGGTTAGCCCATCTTTATAGTAAAAGAATGTTAAATTCGGAAATAGAAGGAGAGCCTTTTTAGCGTTTCAAGTTCTTCTCTTCTTCCTAATTTTGCATTTTTAATTGCTCTTTCTAATATCTCAATGGTTTTGTCGTAATTTTTTTTATCTACTGGGTATGGGTGTCCATCTTTTCCACCATGAGCAAAAGAGAATCTTGCGGGGTCTTTAATACTTGCTGGAGCATCATAAACTAATTCACTTATCAGGGTTAAAGCTCTCAGAGTTTTTGCTCCTACTCCTTCTTTAAGAAGAACTTCCTGAAAATCCTTTGGTGGAGCCTCGTAGGTTTTTAACAAAATTTTTTTTAGGTTTTCAGATTTTATTTCTTTAGGGGTTATGGGATGATAAGAAGGAAGTTTCAGAGAAACTTTATTCCATAAGCTTATTACTTTATTGGGGTCTTCTTTCATAAGAGTTGTAATAATTTCTTGAGTTTGTTTACTTTCTTTTGCTACTAAGTTTACAACATAGTCCTCAAATTTCTGAGTAATTATTCCTTTGTGAGGCTCTTCTGTAAAGCTTTTTAGCTCCTCCCCAAGCCAATGATACCTTCTTGCAAAGTTATTTTTATTATTCATGCCTTGTTGTATGACACACCAAGTTCCTTTCTTTGTGAAAATTAAAAGATGGTGATATAACTGGTATCCATCTTGAATAGCGTTATTATCCACCCTTGCTACAATTCTACTTATAAAAATCCACTTTTGAGGATCAAAACCCTCCTTTTCCGCTAATTTTGTTATCTCTTCAGGGGTATTAAGAGCAGTTTTACCTTTTCCTCCTACAATATAAAGTCCTATTTCATGGGACAGCTCTCCTAACCCCTCTTTAAGGGCGGCACCAGTAGTGGTAGTAAGACCACTTGAGTGCCAGTCAAAACCGAGAATACACCCTAAGGCCTGAAACCAAAAAGGATCTGATAATTTTCTTAAGAATTCATCTGTTCTGTTTTCTATGGCAAAAATAAGAATGATCTCTCTTGCAAGCTTTTTCATTCTCTGAAAAAGCCAGGCAGGAGCTTTTCCTGAATGAAGAGGCAATTCTGCAATTTCTCTTTTGAACATAATCAATTATAATTATAGCTGAAATATTTAGTAAAAAGAAGAAGGGAGAAAATTATATGAAAAAAAGAACAGTTCTTTTCTTTATTGTTTTTATAGTTTTATTAGTTATAACCATGTTTTCTCTCTTTTCCTTCGGGAAAGGAAATTTAAGTAAGTTTCCTCGTGGGAAACTTTTAATAACTCAAGAAGGAAGATCTCTACAAATACCTATTGAAATAGCAGATAAGGAGGAATTGTGGACATTGGGGCTTATGTATAGAAAAAGTATTCCGTGGGAATATGGAATGCTTTTTGTATTTCCTTATGATACAAATGCTGGATTTTGGATGAAAGATACCTATGTACCCTTAGATATAGCCTTTATATCAGCAGACGGAATTATTTTTAATATACAAAGAATGGAGCCGTGTAAAGATCAGGAGAATTGTCCTGTTTATTACAGCCCTAAACCTTATAGATATGCTTTAGAGGTAAAGGCTGGATTTTTTGAAAAGTATGGTTTTTCTTTGGGAGCAAAAATCAAGTATTGGAAAGATGGTAATTGACTTTTAAATTAAAATTTTCTATGCTTTAAGAGATATTTTTGAGATTTTTAGAAGGGAGGTTTAGAAATGAGTGCACCAAAAGTAGACAGAGATCTTTGTATTGGATGTGGAGTTTGTGCTTCCTTATGTCCTGATGTATTTGAAATTGATGAGGAAGGAAAAGCAATAGTAAGAGAGGGAGCAGACTGTGAATCTGCAGGATGCTGTCAAGACGCTGCAGATTCTTGTCCAGTAGGAGCTATAACTCTCTGAAATTTAAACTTGAAATTAATTTAAAGGAGGGAGGGAAATTTTTCCTCCCTCCTATTTGATTTTGGGGGTAATAAAAGGTGATATCTAAAAGTGCGTTGGAAGAAATTCTTGACATTTCTTTAAGCAAAGGTGGGGATTTCTCAGAACTATTTTTTGAGGTAAATAATTCTCTTTATTTCTATTTTGATGATAATAGATTGGAAGAAGCAGTAGTAGGAGAAGATATAGGCGTAGGACTTAGAGTTATTTTTGGGGATAGAACTTTTTATGGTTATACTACTGACGTATCTTTATTGGGATTAAGAAAACTAGCTCAAAATTTGGCTGAAGCTGTATTCTTAAGAGATCAGAATATAAAAGTTGTTTTATCGGATAAAAAGGAGTATGGAATAAGACCCTTGAAGGATAAGGGAAGTTTTGAGATAAAAGAAGTATATGATATTTTGAGAATGATGAATGAAAAGGCAAGGAGTTATGATTCAAGAATAGTACAATTTACCTCGGTGATAAGGACTGTGGATCAGAAGGTTCTTATTGCAAATACAGATGGGGATTGGGTTGAGGATAGGAGAGTAAGAACTGTGGTATATGGACTTTCTGTCGGATCTTATAATGGGGTTATTCAAACAGGCTATGAATCCATAGCAGGAATGGTAGGTTGGGAGTTATTTACCGAAGAGGTTATTAACAAAATTCCTTATGAGGCCTCAAGAAGAGCTATTTTGCTTCTTGAGGCAAAAGAAGCTCCAGCAGGTGTCATGCCTGTAGTTATATCTTCTAAGGCTGGTGGTGTTCTAATACACGAAGCGGTAGGCCATGGTCTTGAAGCAGATTTGGTAGATAAAGAAGTTTCGGTTTATAAGGACAAAATTGGAGAAAAGGTGGCTTCAGAGCTTGTTACTATGGTAGATGCGGGAGTACTTGAGGGAATGTATGGATCTTCAGGTGTAGATGATGAGGGAGTTAAGACTAATTATAATGTTTTAATCGATAGGGGTGTTTTAAAAGGGTATATGCATTCAAGGATTACTGCGAAAAAATTTAATGTGCCTCCTTCTGGTAATGGAAGAAGACAAAATTTTCGTTATCCTCCTATTCCTCGAATGACTAATACTTTTATTTTGCCTGGAGAAAGTAAATTGGAGGACATGTTACAGAGATTAGAAAAAGGGATATATGTAGTAAAAATGGGAGGGGGTCAAGTAGATACGACTTCTGGAGACTTTGTTTTTGCGATAGAAGAAGGGTATTTTGTTCTCAATGGGGAGATTAAATATCCTATAAGGGGAGCCACATTAATAGGAAATGGACCTAAGGTTCTTGAAAAGATTGAGATGGTAGGGAATGATATTGGTTTTGCACCTGGGACTTGTGGCAAGGATGGGCAAGGAGTGCCTGTAACTGATGGTATGCCTACCATACTCATATCAGAGATTACTATTGGTGGCACTGAGAAGGGAGAGTAATCTTTATGAATGTGGGTTATTTGTTTGGGTTTATTGAGAGTTTAAAAAAACAGAAGATAGACTGTGAGGTATTTTTTCAGGAAAAAGAGAAAAGCACTTTGATAATTTCAAGACAGGAAGTAGAAAATTATCAAACTTCCAAGGAATACGGGATTGGTGTGAGGGTTATAAAAGAGGGAAAACATGGTTTTGCTTATACTACGAATTTGGAGGAATTAAATGAGATAATACAAAAAGCGATAGAGGTTTCTCAAATAATGGAGGAGGATAGAAATTGGCAATTCTCTAAGGAGTTGATTTTGAAAGATACCAAATGTTACCCTGAAGAACCCTCTCTTCAAGAAAAAATAAGTAGGTTATTGGAATTAGAAAGAGAAATTTATTCAAAAGACAAAAGGATTAAAACTGTAAGGAATGTGGTTTGGGAAAAAACTCATGAGAACAATAAAATATTGAGTACTACAGGTTTATTCTTAGAGTATAATCAGCAATATCAGTATGTTTATACGGAAGTTGGGGCTTCTGATGGGATAAATGAGAGAAGTGGTTTTG from Dictyoglomus turgidum DSM 6724 includes:
- a CDS encoding TldD/PmbA family protein yields the protein MISKSALEEILDISLSKGGDFSELFFEVNNSLYFYFDDNRLEEAVVGEDIGVGLRVIFGDRTFYGYTTDVSLLGLRKLAQNLAEAVFLRDQNIKVVLSDKKEYGIRPLKDKGSFEIKEVYDILRMMNEKARSYDSRIVQFTSVIRTVDQKVLIANTDGDWVEDRRVRTVVYGLSVGSYNGVIQTGYESIAGMVGWELFTEEVINKIPYEASRRAILLLEAKEAPAGVMPVVISSKAGGVLIHEAVGHGLEADLVDKEVSVYKDKIGEKVASELVTMVDAGVLEGMYGSSGVDDEGVKTNYNVLIDRGVLKGYMHSRITAKKFNVPPSGNGRRQNFRYPPIPRMTNTFILPGESKLEDMLQRLEKGIYVVKMGGGQVDTTSGDFVFAIEEGYFVLNGEIKYPIRGATLIGNGPKVLEKIEMVGNDIGFAPGTCGKDGQGVPVTDGMPTILISEITIGGTEKGE